The genomic segment AGGGCGGCGGTTGGGCTACCCCATCAAGCTGGTGACGACAAGGGCCAAAAAGGGCGGGCACTTGTTCGTCCGATGGGACGATCCGAAAACTGGCGAGCGGTTCAATATAGAGGCAAGCGGGCACGGCATGGGAACGCCGGACGATGATTATTTTCGAGAGGGCTTGTACGATGTCAGTCCCGAAGTGGAGGTTGACGGATGTTACCTCCAATCGAAGACGCCACGGATGGAACTGGCGGGATTCCTCAGTAGTCGTGCGTTCCAGTGGAGTTTTGTTCGGGACTGGTGGCGCTGCGTGGACGCATGGGCGTGGGCAGCGGCGCTCGTGCCCGAAAACAAGCTCTATCGAAACTCGCTCAAAACCTCAATGATCGAGTGGGATAAGGAGCAGCGGGCACGCAAGCCGATCGGGTTCCCTCACCTTTTGGTTCGAGCGATCAAGCGCCAGTTCCCGGAGTCACTGCCGCTGGAGTTGGAGAAGGATATTTGCGGGCTTACGGCAACCCACAACATGCTCTCCGATCCTCGGCTCGAAGAAAAGTATTGGAAGCCGATGCGGAGCGGAGTTTGTCAGCGTGCGCCGTACCAAGCGGTAGCGGATTTCGCTCCCGATACGTCGTTTCTCATCAACCTGCACTTTCACGCTTAAAGGATGAACCATGTACGATCCCACCATCGGGCGCTGGCTGACTCCTGATCCTATCGGGTTCGCCGGGGGCGATGCCAATATCTATCGTTTTGAAGGGAACGATCCAGAAAACCACGTTGACCCTAGTGGAGAAAAGATTGTAGCTCTGAAATCGAAATCAATTGTTCCAGACGATAGTATGGTGTTTGTTTACATTCCAGACTCATATGGTGGCGATATAAATGACTATGTATCGCAGATATATCCACAGTACAAAATTTATATGTACGATAAAGACTTTAACGATAAGGTCTTAAAGGAGGCGTTTCCACTCCGCTTCTTTATTTCAGGGGCGGCAAAGGATTCGCAACTGGAAAAAGAAATTGCCGCAATTCTTACCATCGCAAAAGGCGCCAGTGTGCCGGTTGCTATTCCTGGCCTCGGCAGCGAAATGGGGAATCCAGAAAAATACGGCGATCCGTGCGTCAGATGGACAAAAAAGGTTGAAGACGCCTGGACTAAGCTGACAAAGGGACGAAATACCACACTTAAATTCTATCGCATGGAACTTAGATACCCTTCAAACACAAGCGAGAAGCACTCAATTATAATTCTTTCGTATAAGTTAAATGGCAATACATCGCTTCTTGGCCTCGATATTGGCTCCGTGAATGCCGTTATGGGCAACGACACGAGGTACACATCGTTTTTCTTTGATCCCAACTCTGCGGCAGCGGACGGGAAATTAAATAAGGAATTCACTGAAGACTTAGCGGGCTGGTTGAAAGCAATGCGAGGTCAAAAGTGAAGAAATTTTGGCGTTCGTCCAGTGGCGATTGGGCTTCTCTGCGGAAAGCCGCCCTAATATCCGTGTTGATAGTACTGGTTTTTTTTGCGTGGGCAATAGATGGCGAGCGTGGCCCTGTGCGGCAATTTCCAGGGATTATCCTGTTCACAGTCGTATTGGTGCTGGCCGCTGCCTTAATTGCCGTAGCTCTAAGGGCTATTCGCCGTTAACGGCTAGAGGCGTGCCTTGCCGGATTGCCGAGTGATTGAAGTCGAGAAAGGTTAAACACGGGAGGAGTAACGAGCGAAAAAAAAGCCCCGGTAAGATCAGGGCTTTTTCATTCAGATCGGGGACGTTTCGCCGATCTACTTCGCCCGGCCCGACGTTTGGATTTTGATGATTGCAGTAAGGCACGCTTCGAGCGTGTTTAAGTCGCCAAACGACTTCAGTTCGGCCACCAGCTTGAGAAGCTGTTCGGCCCCCATGCCGAGCGTATACAGCGTGTCCTGGGCGTGCATCAGATCGGCCAGGGTGGGTTCCCCGCTGGAAGACGGGGCCGAAGCCTTGCGGGGCGAAGCGTCGTCGCCACTGAAGCCCGCCGCTTTGTTTGCGTTGTTGATCGCCACGGACAGCCCGCTTTTCTCTTCAGCCCACTTAGCGGCCTCGGCCCCGTGCTGCGCCGTGATACCGGCCAGAACATCGGCCTTGCCGCTCTTGTGCCCGATCTTCGTAACGACTTCCTTGATAAACCCGGCGAAGTTGTCCGGGGGCGTGAAGCCCGAAGTAGCGGGGGCGGGGGCGGGAGTAGCGGGCTTCTCCGGTTGGCTTGCGGAGTGAATCGCCGCTGCCAGTTCATCCGATTTGCTTGGTTTCTTCGCCATCGCAGTAACCTCCGAGTAGCGTTAACCGAACGGGAAATTTATCACGCAGGGGGAGATTACAATCGGGGTTAACCGAAGTCCAGGGCTTTTTACTCGATTTCCGCACTAAGACTTGTAATCCGGGCTAAAGTTACTGGTGGTATGCTTCGGCCCGCCCCAAATACTCGGTTCGGTTTTGTGCTGTACTAAGTTCGGGTTATGCACGAAGACGAACGGGAAAACGGCGTCCAAACTGCGAAAGAATCGTAAATCCGTCATGCCGTGCCGCTTTAATGCGCCCCAACGCCTTAGCAACTCTTCCGCCCAATCCCGGCGAATCACGACACCTTGCGAACCGGCAATTAAGCCGCACGGGGCCATACCGTAGCCTTTGGCCGTGTCCGAATACACTTCCCCACCGTGATACAGCGTGCCCACCAAACAAATACCGTGTTTCACTGGTGCCCACTCGGTAAGGTTGTGCCGTAAATTCTTATTGAAAATCACGTCGTCTTCGCACGCTAGTAAGTAGTCCCACCCTGGCACGGCGAGCGCCGTAGAGAGGACTTTCCCACCAGTTACCCCCTGGGATGCCTCTTTGTTCGGCAAGTTCGCCGTGTCTTCAACGATAACGGGCGAGATACTCCAATCGGTTTCGGCAAGTGATTTCAACGTGTCTTCGAGGCACTGCTTCCGAGACGCAACCGTTTGAATCGTCATAAAGAATTCTGGCATGATTAGCCCTCCTTGCGGACTAAGCCCAGCCCGTGAAGGGTGGGGACGTACCACCCGACTAGCCCTTTCTCTCTCGTGAACTGCGCCCAGGCTTGATGCACCCGTGTATCCGTTAAGTCGTCTACCATCATTATTCCGCCATCCTCGATATGGGGCCAAACTAAATTCATGTCGTGATATGCGCCTGGGGTGGTGTGATCTCCGTCAACCGAGAACAAGTCAAAGCACACGTTGCCGAGCGTGTCTAGCTTTTGCGTGTCCTGGTTGTGGAACGTGAACGGTATCTTCGGGAACAGTGGGGCCAGATGCTTAC from the Frigoriglobus tundricola genome contains:
- a CDS encoding RHS repeat-associated core domain-containing protein — protein: MYDPTIGRWLTPDPIGFAGGDANIYRFEGNDPENHVDPSGEKIVALKSKSIVPDDSMVFVYIPDSYGGDINDYVSQIYPQYKIYMYDKDFNDKVLKEAFPLRFFISGAAKDSQLEKEIAAILTIAKGASVPVAIPGLGSEMGNPEKYGDPCVRWTKKVEDAWTKLTKGRNTTLKFYRMELRYPSNTSEKHSIIILSYKLNGNTSLLGLDIGSVNAVMGNDTRYTSFFFDPNSAAADGKLNKEFTEDLAGWLKAMRGQK
- a CDS encoding class I SAM-dependent methyltransferase translates to MEKVKSKLFTTDKEIIGSLLNPVDANQWFVCSNQIYHWYPPIAEAIRPRSIGEIGCRWGYSLKALLEGWSDVNFVVGYDFETYQPGSNDYCRKHLAPLFPKIPFTFHNQDTQKLDTLGNVCFDLFSVDGDHTTPGAYHDMNLVWPHIEDGGIMMVDDLTDTRVHQAWAQFTREKGLVGWYVPTLHGLGLVRKEG